Part of the bacterium genome is shown below.
CGACCGCACTTTGGTTTTGGATTTCAAAAATGCCTTTAAAATTGCGGAAAAATACCATGCCGAGGCGCTTTGCGCCGAGGCTGTTTCTTACGATTTCACAAAAAGTGAAAATTGGCGGAGAGGGTGAGATTCGAACTCACGATCCCTTGCGGGATACCGCATTTCAAGTGCGGCGGAATAAACCGGGCTATCCGACCTCTCCAAAATCTCAATTTTCTGTTCGCGTCCACGCGTAGAGGGGCAATTCCAACTTTCGCGTTCGCCAGCTGGCGGAGCTACGGCCGGCAGGCATGAATGAATTCCCCCTACAAACTAACGCAAAAATGGCCTTCTGTCTACTCAATTTTCATCTTATTTCGTGCTCATTTTGAGGTATTTCTACAAATTGCTCTTTGAAGAGCAATTTGTTATGGTGCTGGTAATGGATACAATGCAAACTCAAACGACTGGCGACCAAAAGGCGCAAATTTACCTTCGGGCGGAACCTACGGAGGACGCAAAAGACCTGATTATGAAACATAAGGTCTATTTAGACAAGAAGTTCGAAAAACTGGGTGTGAAGCACAAATTGGTGTCGCGCGGTGATTTTCACAAGACGGAATTGTTTTTGGACTCGGCTTTCAATTGGAACCGAGCGTTAAAGCTGGCTGGAATCGAAGCGACGGTCACTTATAATGACCTGTTGGGTTTGATTGAGATGAAACAGGAGGAACGTGAAGTTACAACTGATGAACCAGTGGCTTACGAGATTTTTATGTCCGCGCAAGGTTATTACGTTACCGTTTTGCGAACGAAGGAAACCGCATTTCAATTGAAGTTGCAGGAGTTTGTAAAAAATGGAGTGACGGCTTGGGAAAAGAAGGGAATTTTGCCTGCTGGTTCTGCAGATAAATTAATCAACCATCCGAAATTTTTATTGGCTCGTGATCTGTATGCGCACAAACCGCATATTTCATTGGTGCGCGGGTTTGTAAAAAATGAAAACATCCGCAAAGTAACGGTGAAAGTGATTAACGAAACATCATTGGTCGAAAATTTGCCATTTGAATTTGAAAGAATCGATTTGCGAACGGTGAGGTCGCAACGTGTAATAAATAAGTTCGTGTAAAAAATATTCTAGATACTCAAACAGTCAAGGTTGTAAAATTGTGAGGTTTTCAATTTGAAATTTAAAATTTGTAATTTGAAATCAATTTTTAATATCTAAATTTGAAATACAAACGCGTTTTTCAAATTAATTTATTACGATATTTCAAATTGATTAAAAATTTCAAATTAAAAATTATTTGGCTGGTTGATTATTGGTAGTTCGATTTAGCACTAGTGGTCATAACATTCAGAACATACTAATCTAACCCCATGGACTCCCAATCAATTCTCTCAATGTCAGCTCTCGTTGTCGGTGTCGTCGCGATGGTTTTTTTTGTCTTTGTTTTTCTGCAACACCGTAAAACGGAAAAACGGCTTCACGCTTTTATGTCCGGAAAAGACGGCAAAGACTTGGAGAATGTCTTAATCGAACACGGAGAATCGTTGACTAAAATCAGCGCGAACCTTGATGAACTGTTAAAAGCCTCGGAGTATCTGCATCACGCTATACAAAACTCATTACGTAAAGTCGCTTTTGAACGCTATAATCCATATCCGGGCGTAGGTGGAAACCAAAGCTTTACACTTGTGCTTTTAGACGCATTCAACTCCGGTGTAGTTGTAACCTCCTTACATAATCGCGAGGCGACCCGTGTTTACGCTAAGGCAATTAAAACTGGCAATGCCTTGCAAAATCTTTCGGAAGAAGAGGCACGCGTTTTGAAGAATGCGACGATGATGAAAGGCGCGTAAGTGGCACCTTATTTATTTTCTTCTTGTAGTTTTTTCAGTAATTCTTGAAACAATTTCAGATATTCCGGCAGTTTTGTGAATAGCTCATCCGCAAGGGACTCTTTGTAGATATGCGCCACATCGTTGCGGTCGTCGCAAATTTTCAACCACTTGTCCTCGTATTTTATTAGTCCCTGGTTATATGCTTCTCGATAGCAAGCTTTTGGTGACGCGCAGCGGACCTTTAATTTATCCTCGCAATACCATTTTACCGTTTTCCACGACAACTCTGTGGCAATTACGAAACGCAATATCGCTGAATCACGGACCATGGAATTTTTTGGTTCCGCAAGCGCCTCTTCAAGGCGTGTTACCGCCGTCGCTAATTGTTTCAAAATTTCTTCAGGCATAAGCCTATTCTATCGGTTCAATCGTCTGTTTGGCAATGCGATAAAAATCTTCGGAAACCGTTTTGAAGTCAACAAAGTCAATTTTGTATAAAATGGGCAAGTTTTCGATATCTTCTTCGATTTTGCTTCTGGTTAGAGAGGGGATTGGTTCTTTTCCTTCGATCCCAATATCAATATCAGAATGTTCGTCTCCACGTCCGGAAACGCGCGAGCCGAAGAAAAAGAGCTGGTATTGCGTTAAATCCAGTCTTTTGCCCACAATTCGCTTGATTTCGCCTTTCAAATGCTCGACTTGCTCGTGTTCTAGACGCATATACAGGAATGCTACTGGAATTGGGACGTCAAGGCTAGTACTGAAAAACGCCATGATAAACAGGCAATTTGGTCATTTAGAAATTGTTTTTTTTGGGATTTGGGGCTTGGTCATTGGGATTTAAATGGTATCAGTATTAGAGGGTGGCTTAAATGAAGGTTTTTAGCTTGCTTTTATAGTGGTTTTAGCATAACCTGCATATGTTATGGGCATTAAGATCCAAGATTTACAGCAGGAATTGAATTTAAGCGACTCGGAATTGAGTCGTTATATGGGTTTGGCGGGCGTGCGTATTGATGAGGGCGTAAAACGTTTACAGGACAAAGATGCTTACCGGATTAAGGGATTAGTGCGCGACAGCAGGCGTCGCGAAGTAAAAAAGAAAGAACTTGTCCGTTTGCCGTCGATTGTCTCGGTACGTGATTTTGCGTTGAAAATTGAGCTGCCGGTCACCGAAATTATCAAGCAACTTTTGAAAAACGGGGTAGCTGCGACAGTGAATGAAGATTTGGACTATGAGACCGCTGCCATCATCGCGCAAGATTTGGGCTATCAAACCGAAGAAAACGTGACGGAATTGGAACAAGATGTTTTGACGCCGGAAAAACTGGCGGAAATTTTGACAAAGGAAGATGTGGAACATCAAGTTTCTCGTCCACCGGTGGTAACGATCATGGGTCACGTTGATCACGGAAAAACTACCTTATTGGATACGATTCGAGAAGCAAATGTGGCAGCCGGTGAGGCGGGAGGAATTACACAAAAGATTAGCAGTTATCAGGCCAAGAAAAAAGGGAAGCTCATTACGTTTATTGATACGCCTGGTCACGAAGCGTTTGAATTTATGCGCAAGCGTGGGGCCTCATTGGCGGATGTGGCGATTTTGGTTGTCGCGGCGGATGATGGTATTAAAGAACAAACCAAAGAAGCCATTCGTCATGCCAAAGCCGTCGATGTGCCGATTATTGTGGCGATTACAAAAATGGATAAACCGGGCGCGGACGCGGAAAAAGTAAAGCGCCAATTGTCGGAACTGGAATTAGTGCCGGAAGAGTATGGAGGAAAGACACCGGTTGTGCCGGTTTCTGCCGTAAAGGGAACTGGATTAGACGACTTGTTAGACACAATTCTATTGGTAGCGGAAATTAATGAACCGAAGGCTATTGTAAATCGTGCCGCGCTTGCCACCGTTATCGAGTCACGGCGTGATTCATCGGTTGGTGTGCTGACGACGGTTTTGATTCATGCAGGGACGTTGCATATGGGCGATAACATTGTGGTTGGTAAAACGGCCGGTAAAGTGCGCCGTATCATTAGTTATGACGGGCGTTCGTTAAAAGAAGCCTTACCTTCAATGCCGGTCACAATTGTTGGTATTCAAGATTTGCCGGATGCGGGTGATATTTTGCAGGCCGTGGAAGAACAAGCCGAGGCGCGGGAAAAGGCGGCACGGGTGCGTACCGTAAAACAGATTACACGTCAATCCGTTTCAACTCCTATTGTCAAAAAGCCGGTTGAGTCAAGATATTCTGGAAATCGTAATGAACAGCCAAAGGAAGAACCGAAAGATTTGGTGAAAAAACTCAATATCGTTTTGAAAGCAGACACGCAAGGTTCGTTGGAAGCCATTAAGCAGACGGTACAGGCGATGGGGAATGACGAAGTAAAGACACAAATTTTGTCAGCCAATGTCGGTAATATTACTGAAAACGACATTATGACGGCCGAACCGGCTAAGGCAATTATTTTTGGGTTTAACGTGAATACCGCTACCGCGGCCGTTAGAATGGCCGATAATGGCAAAGTCACGATTAAGTCGTTTAAGATTATTTATGAACTGGCCGAAGAGGTGCGACAACGTTTGGAAGATTTGTTGCCACCAATTATTGTGCGTGAAGATCTTGGAAAGGTTGCTGTTGTAAAGGTGTTTTTCTCGGTCAGGGGCCGTCAAATTGTCGGTGGGCGCGTAGTGAACGGTATCGCCAAAAAGAAAGAATTGGTGCAAATTATGCGTGGCGACTTGCTTATCGCGACCGGGAAAATTACGGAACTCCAGCAAAATAAAAATGAGGCCGAAACAGTGAAGGCCGGTCAAGAATGTGGTATTACATTTGAGGGAAATGGTAAGGCCAAGGAAGGCGATTCTCTAATGGTTTATCATGAGGAAGTGCAGAAGCGGAAGCTGGGTAGTGGACGGAATAAGGCGGATTGAAACGAATTATCAATTTTCAATGACCAATTATCAATTAATGATGAATTCTTAAATTATCAAACAACGACGTCGTAATTGATAATTGAGTCATTGATAATTAAATGGGAATTGATAATTGAAAATTTGATTGTCACTTGATTAGAATAATTTGGAGACTTAGATTAACCTAAGATTAGAATTAGCAATAACAAATCTGCCATATGCATCGCGAAGAACAACTTGAACACTACCTGCAAAAAACCGTGGCGGAATTTTTCTTGAAGAACATTGAATTTCCTTTAGAGACGTTAGTTACGGTAACAAAAGTGGAGTTATCAAAAGACCGACGGCATGGTCTCATTTGGGTTTCCGTTTTGCCGGATGCTATGGGGCCTGATTGCGCGAAAATTATTCGTCACAATTTATATTTTGTTCAGGGGGAAGTGAATCGTAAGGTGCAAACCCGTCCGATTCCGCGGTTGAGCGTGAAAATGGACGCAGGGCCGGCCTATTCTGAACATATTGAGGAACTTTTAAAGAAAATCGATGAATAACGAGATGGTTATGTTGCCCAAATTTCTTGCTTCATACAGTAAAGAAGTCGAGGGGATTAAGGATTTGGTGGCAAAGGCGCAAAATATTTTAATTACCACGCATGCCCGACCGGACAGTGACGCAGTTGGTTCAATTTTGGCATTGGCACTGGCCTTAACAAAAATTGGCAAAACGGTGACGACCAATACACCCGATCAGCCGGCAGACTTCTTAAAATTTCTGGTTGGTTTTGATAAAATTCAAATCGGGAAATTAGACGTTACAAAATTTGATCTGATCATTGCCGTTGATCATTCCGAATTGAAACGTACTGGTTTGGCGGATGAAATTAAGGCGAGCAACAAACCAATGATCGCGATTGATCATCATATTACTTCAGACAGATACGGAACCGTTGCTTTGGTTATTTCTGACGCGGCGGCAACATGTGAAATTATTGCAGAAATTATTCCGGCACTAGGAATCAGTTTGGATGCGGAAATTGCCACAGCGCTACTTTCGGGAATAGTCGGCGATACCGGTTCATTCCAGCACGCTAATGTCAGTGCGCATGTGATGCAGACTTCCTCAAAATTAATGGAACAAGGCGCCAATTTGCGGGCGATTATGCGTTCGATGTACGGAGGTCGCTCTCTTTCAGCTTTACGGATCACTGGACGCGCCCTGGAACGAGTTCAAGCCAATCCAAAGACTGGCGCAGTGATTTCTGTTATCACGCACCAGGACTTGGAAGAATGTGGTGCAACGATGGATGATTTGGCCGGTGTTGTAAATTTATTGAACTCAATTCCCGAAACAAGCTTTTCCTTTCTCCTTACCGAATATGAAAAGGGTAAGCTAAAAGGCAGTTTAAGAAGTGAGCCCGAAAAAGAAGTGGACGTTTCACAAATCGCCAAAATGTTCGGCGGTGGTGGACACAAATTAGCCTCCGGTTTTGAAGTGGTGGGAACATTGGTAAAAGACGAAACCGGCTGGCGGATCGTTTGATGAGGGTGGTGTAGATTAGGTAAACGATTCCTCCCTTTATTCAAAGGTTGCACACGCATCGGCGGTGTTACCCTGATGGGTTAAAGGCGAGGAGGGATTTAGATTTGTATATTGTATTTGGTATATAGTATATGGATGTGAGGAGTTCACGTGTATCACAAAATTTGTGTGGATATAATGTACAAACAACGTCGTGGTAAACTCCCGAAAATTGCGGTAATCTAGTTAATAATGCTCGAAAAAATCCTTAGTTTTTTGCAGGGGGGAATTTTACAACCGTTGTCGTTTACGACATACGGCATGGGGGCACGCGTTTCGGCGATTATTGATATATTGTTGGTGACAATTTTATTAACAGTCTTGTTTCGGTTTATGCGTCGCACACGCGCGACAAATATCTTAATCGGTTTTGTTTTTGTGGGCTTAGGAATAATCGTGGCACGACTTTTGAATCTCACGACGATGAATCTGGTTCTCACGGTTTTCTTTGTCTTATTGCTATTTGCCATTCCGTTTTTGTTTCAACCGGAATTGCGGCGTGGCCTTGAGCGCTTGGGTCGCAAGGGGCCATTTTGGCGCACGAATTCTAAAACCTTGGATGATGAAACTATTCGTGTGTTGGCCGAGGCAGTCGAGGAATTACAGGGTCGCAAGCATGGCGCGTTGATTGTCTTGGAAAAACAAACCGGTCTTTCGGAATTTATCGATAACGGTGTAACGGTTGACGCAAAAATTGGGACGGAGCTTTTAACAACTATCTTTTTTCCTGGCTCGGCTTTACATGATGGGGCGGTGATTATCCGCGCCGGTTTTATTACTGCGGCGGCGTGTACTTTACCGCTCTCAGAAAATGAAATAGCAAAACGTATGGGGACGCGTCACCGCGCGGGACTAGGGATCAGTGAAAACAGTGACGCGGTAGCAATTGTCGTATCAGAAGAAAGAGGAACAATTTCGGTGGCGGTAGACGGTAAAATGTATAAAGTCGCGTCGGCGCACGATTTGAATAATTTGTTGCGTAAATTAGGTTAATTTTTCAAATAAAATCCATGTATATTCTCGTTTTCGGAGACGTTGTCGGTAAAGGTGGCAGAGAAGCCACCAAACAATTTATTACAAAATTCCGGAAAGAAAATCCGGTGGATTTTATTATTATCAACGGGGAAAATTTGGCACACGGTAAAGGCATAACTGGCGAAACATTTCGTGAGATGACTGACGCGGGCGTAAAGGTGTTTACTAGTGGTAATCATGTCTGGGACATTAAACAAGCATTTGAATTATTGCAAAAGGAAAGTAACTTGTTGCGACCGGCCAACTTTATGCCGACCTTGCCGGGTAAAGGAAGTGTGGTTGCGGAAATCGGTATGGTTTCTATCGCGGTGTTAAATATAAATGGGCGCGTTTTTTTCAACGAAGATTACGATGATCCATTCCGCGCGGTGGATCAGTGGTTAGCGACCTTGCCACGTGTAAAACCGTTAATTACACTTGTGGATTTCCATGGTGAAGCAACGTCTGAAAAAAGAGCGATGGGTTTTTATCTCGATGGAAAAGTGAGTGCGATGTGGGGAACGCACACACACGTACCAACGGCTGATGAGCAAATATTAATGGGCGGGACCGCCTATATTTCAGACGTTGGGATGACCGGCGCTTTGAATTCTACATTAGGTGTTCGAAATGGTGCTGTGTTAGAGCGTTTTAAAAACCAAATAAAAGTTCCATTGGATGTTGTGGAAGAAAAACCATGGGAAGTAAATGCGGTGTACTTAGATATAGATGAATCTTCAGGTAAAGCACGGAGTATAAAAAGAGTGCGGGAAATAATAACTGATTGAATGACGATTTATGATTAATGAATGATGAGAGTACCACGTTACGCGTTTCATAAATCATCTATCATAATTCACGGTTGTTGCAGGGCGGAAAGGTTTGAGTATAATGAAATCAAACATATGAATCGCGACCAATTAGTAGAGAAAATTTCAAGAGGATTAGATTATCCGCGCACGGACGTGGAAAGGATCATTTTGAGCGCGCTCGATACGATCACGGAACAGCTCAAGGCGGGAGAGACAGTTAATTTGGCCGGTTTTGGACAGTTCTACACCAACATCCGCACAGCCCGCGCCGGCGTCAATCCACGCAATCCGCAAGAGCGGATTCAGGTGCCAGCCGTGAAGGTGCCGAAGTTCCGCCCAGGGAAGCACCTGAAGGATAACGTTCGAGCATAGCCGGGTTTGACAGTGTCGGTTTTGGATGTTTTAATTCATTCCGGTCTAGAGATGAATGATGATTTATGATTGACGAATAATGAACTCGGACGGTACGTTTCATCATTCATATATCATTATTCATAAATCAAGTGGTCATTTCGGGGCGTAGTATACCGGTAGTACGTCTGCTTTGGGAGCAGATAGACTGAGTTCGATTCTCAGCGCCCCGACTTAAGACATATAAAAAATAGGCCCATGGGCCTATTTTTTATATGTCCTCAAGCGAGGTAAAGCTAGAGAATCGAAGGGTTACAAAAAACATAAACTGCTTTATGTTTTTTGTAACCCAGACTTTTTCATACTCAAATTGGCCTCGAGCGAAGCGAGGCGGATTTGAGTATGAAAAAGGATTCCCAGCGCGGTCGTTAACTGCTTCATGTTTAAAAACACTGTGGCTTTGGGGGAGCGAAATTGCATCGAGGGGCAGATGCCCCGAGCGCAATTTCGCGGAGGAGAAGGATTCTCAGCGCCCCCCATCCCTTTACAATCGTCTAAAAATCGTCTATAATACGTCTATGGATAAGTCAATTTTTCAACCGCGCTATACTATCACTTCGCGGTTATTGGCGAATATTAAACGGATTGCACAATTGGTGGCAGAACTGAACCATAAGAATTTTTCTGAAGTCGTTCTTTTGGATTTTGAACGCAGAGCCAGAGAGGTGTCCGCGCATTCTTCAACAAGCATTGAGGGAAATCCGCTGCCCTTGACGGAGGTAAAAAAAATCATGAAAAACACGCCAGAACACATCAGAGACAGCGAGCGGGAGGTACTTAATTATAACCAAGCGCTGACACAACTTAACACATTAATTAAGAAAGGCGTCGGCGATTTTAATTTGGGGGTTATTGTGGATATTCAAAAAACAGTTACTGCCGGTTTAATTAACGAATTTCGATCGGGGAAAATTAGACAGGAGCCGGTATTTGTTAATAATCCGCAAACTCGTCAGCCGATATATTTTTCGCCGGATTATAAGGATGTACCCAAGCTCATCGAGAGCCTGTTACAATTTGTAAATTTAAATAAAAACAAATTGGACGCATTGATTGTTGCGGGAATTTTTCATAAGCAATTTGTTGTTATTCATCCTTTTGTTGACGGTAATGGTCGAACTGCACGATTGGCAACGAAAGTTTTGTTGGCCGGAATGGGGCTAAATACTTTTAATCTTTTCAGTTTTGAAAATTATTACAATCAAAACGTGACAAAGTATTTTCAAAATGTCGGCTTGGTTGGTAATTATTATGAGCTCAAAGATGCCGTCGATTTTACGGCATGGTTGGAGTATTTTAGCGACGGCATTATTGATGAACTTTTACGTGTTGGTAATGATCTTGCAAAATCAAACAATACGCCGGCGACGCAATTACAATCTTATCATTATGATGTGATAGATTTTGCGAAGACGAATGGATTTATTAAAGACAGCGATTATGCCCAAATAACAAAGCGGGCGAAACCGACACGGAACCTTGATTTTAGGAAACTAATCGAGCTGGGTATTATTGAAAAACAAGGAAAAGGAAGAGCAACGTATTACGTATTAAAAAATAAATAATGTCCGAGGAAGTACAAGATCAAGTTCCGAAACAAAATATTGTGGCACAGCCGGAACATATTTCGAGCCATAATTCTGAGCAAGAAAAAACACCAAATGAATCACGCAAAGAACGCATCGTGATTCTTGATCAAGAGTTAAGTCAATACGAAGGTCCCAAAAATGATCGTGAACTAGAAATAGCCACAGAAGAAACCCGTCAGCAGTTTGCCCACGCCAACGAAACCTTTGATCTAACAAATGAAACAAAACAACAATTGGGTGACAAAATGAATGGTGAAATTGCGCGAGCCAGAGAGAGGATGGTTAAATATCAAGAGATTCTACAGGAAGATCGGGTAATAAAGGCGCAAGAATTAATAAGCGCGATTGGTGGGGAGGTTAATTTGGGAATAGAGCCGTATAAACAATTTAATCCTAATAAACAGGAGCGTTTTCTTATACAGAAAGGGCAATTTCAGGAGACAGATGTTGTGTTTAAGGTCGGCGAGAAAGTTGATATAAAAACAATTCAAAATGAATCAAGAAATCTTCGCATCATTGAGCAGGCCCCTGTCGAGACCGGGAATAAACTCGATGTTAATTTTGTAAGGCAGATTGGTGATGTTTTCGAAGATGATAAGATGTGCGGATTGGCAACCGAGCATATTCAGGACGATTCCGAATTAAAACCTAATCTTTCCGCTGAACAAAAAACCGTGGTTATTGGAAAAACAATCGATAATCTTCATCGTCTTGTTGTAACAGATGAAGCACTCAAAAGTGGTTTGTCGTTCCACGATGGAGAAAAGATTGTTAATGATGCGCAATATTTTCTTGAGACTTTGTCTCGCGAGGGTATAATCGACGCGGAAAATGGTAAATTACTTCAAGACGAATTTCGTAGCGCATTTTCTTCTCTTATGGCGGAA
Proteins encoded:
- a CDS encoding DUF4446 family protein; the encoded protein is MDSQSILSMSALVVGVVAMVFFVFVFLQHRKTEKRLHAFMSGKDGKDLENVLIEHGESLTKISANLDELLKASEYLHHAIQNSLRKVAFERYNPYPGVGGNQSFTLVLLDAFNSGVVVTSLHNREATRVYAKAIKTGNALQNLSEEEARVLKNATMMKGA
- a CDS encoding HI0074 family nucleotidyltransferase substrate-binding subunit; the encoded protein is MPEEILKQLATAVTRLEEALAEPKNSMVRDSAILRFVIATELSWKTVKWYCEDKLKVRCASPKACYREAYNQGLIKYEDKWLKICDDRNDVAHIYKESLADELFTKLPEYLKLFQELLKKLQEENK
- a CDS encoding nucleotidyltransferase domain-containing protein, which translates into the protein MRLEHEQVEHLKGEIKRIVGKRLDLTQYQLFFFGSRVSGRGDEHSDIDIGIEGKEPIPSLTRSKIEEDIENLPILYKIDFVDFKTVSEDFYRIAKQTIEPIE
- the infB gene encoding translation initiation factor IF-2, with translation MGIKIQDLQQELNLSDSELSRYMGLAGVRIDEGVKRLQDKDAYRIKGLVRDSRRREVKKKELVRLPSIVSVRDFALKIELPVTEIIKQLLKNGVAATVNEDLDYETAAIIAQDLGYQTEENVTELEQDVLTPEKLAEILTKEDVEHQVSRPPVVTIMGHVDHGKTTLLDTIREANVAAGEAGGITQKISSYQAKKKGKLITFIDTPGHEAFEFMRKRGASLADVAILVVAADDGIKEQTKEAIRHAKAVDVPIIVAITKMDKPGADAEKVKRQLSELELVPEEYGGKTPVVPVSAVKGTGLDDLLDTILLVAEINEPKAIVNRAALATVIESRRDSSVGVLTTVLIHAGTLHMGDNIVVGKTAGKVRRIISYDGRSLKEALPSMPVTIVGIQDLPDAGDILQAVEEQAEAREKAARVRTVKQITRQSVSTPIVKKPVESRYSGNRNEQPKEEPKDLVKKLNIVLKADTQGSLEAIKQTVQAMGNDEVKTQILSANVGNITENDIMTAEPAKAIIFGFNVNTATAAVRMADNGKVTIKSFKIIYELAEEVRQRLEDLLPPIIVREDLGKVAVVKVFFSVRGRQIVGGRVVNGIAKKKELVQIMRGDLLIATGKITELQQNKNEAETVKAGQECGITFEGNGKAKEGDSLMVYHEEVQKRKLGSGRNKAD
- a CDS encoding ribosome-binding factor A codes for the protein MHREEQLEHYLQKTVAEFFLKNIEFPLETLVTVTKVELSKDRRHGLIWVSVLPDAMGPDCAKIIRHNLYFVQGEVNRKVQTRPIPRLSVKMDAGPAYSEHIEELLKKIDE
- a CDS encoding bifunctional oligoribonuclease/PAP phosphatase NrnA, whose product is MNNEMVMLPKFLASYSKEVEGIKDLVAKAQNILITTHARPDSDAVGSILALALALTKIGKTVTTNTPDQPADFLKFLVGFDKIQIGKLDVTKFDLIIAVDHSELKRTGLADEIKASNKPMIAIDHHITSDRYGTVALVISDAAATCEIIAEIIPALGISLDAEIATALLSGIVGDTGSFQHANVSAHVMQTSSKLMEQGANLRAIMRSMYGGRSLSALRITGRALERVQANPKTGAVISVITHQDLEECGATMDDLAGVVNLLNSIPETSFSFLLTEYEKGKLKGSLRSEPEKEVDVSQIAKMFGGGGHKLASGFEVVGTLVKDETGWRIV
- the cdaA gene encoding diadenylate cyclase CdaA; this encodes MLEKILSFLQGGILQPLSFTTYGMGARVSAIIDILLVTILLTVLFRFMRRTRATNILIGFVFVGLGIIVARLLNLTTMNLVLTVFFVLLLFAIPFLFQPELRRGLERLGRKGPFWRTNSKTLDDETIRVLAEAVEELQGRKHGALIVLEKQTGLSEFIDNGVTVDAKIGTELLTTIFFPGSALHDGAVIIRAGFITAAACTLPLSENEIAKRMGTRHRAGLGISENSDAVAIVVSEERGTISVAVDGKMYKVASAHDLNNLLRKLG
- a CDS encoding TIGR00282 family metallophosphoesterase → MYILVFGDVVGKGGREATKQFITKFRKENPVDFIIINGENLAHGKGITGETFREMTDAGVKVFTSGNHVWDIKQAFELLQKESNLLRPANFMPTLPGKGSVVAEIGMVSIAVLNINGRVFFNEDYDDPFRAVDQWLATLPRVKPLITLVDFHGEATSEKRAMGFYLDGKVSAMWGTHTHVPTADEQILMGGTAYISDVGMTGALNSTLGVRNGAVLERFKNQIKVPLDVVEEKPWEVNAVYLDIDESSGKARSIKRVREIITD
- a CDS encoding HU family DNA-binding protein, with translation MMRVPRYAFHKSSIIIHGCCRAERFEYNEIKHMNRDQLVEKISRGLDYPRTDVERIILSALDTITEQLKAGETVNLAGFGQFYTNIRTARAGVNPRNPQERIQVPAVKVPKFRPGKHLKDNVRA
- a CDS encoding Fic family protein, which encodes MDKSIFQPRYTITSRLLANIKRIAQLVAELNHKNFSEVVLLDFERRAREVSAHSSTSIEGNPLPLTEVKKIMKNTPEHIRDSEREVLNYNQALTQLNTLIKKGVGDFNLGVIVDIQKTVTAGLINEFRSGKIRQEPVFVNNPQTRQPIYFSPDYKDVPKLIESLLQFVNLNKNKLDALIVAGIFHKQFVVIHPFVDGNGRTARLATKVLLAGMGLNTFNLFSFENYYNQNVTKYFQNVGLVGNYYELKDAVDFTAWLEYFSDGIIDELLRVGNDLAKSNNTPATQLQSYHYDVIDFAKTNGFIKDSDYAQITKRAKPTRNLDFRKLIELGIIEKQGKGRATYYVLKNK